A part of Ammospiza nelsoni isolate bAmmNel1 chromosome 9, bAmmNel1.pri, whole genome shotgun sequence genomic DNA contains:
- the CTBS gene encoding di-N-acetylchitobiase: MGRPWGGWLLPVGLLQLLGPAGACPCRDPRLCQPVTGPAGFEVFVFDVGKEAWKSYDWSKITTVAAFGKYDPELMCYAHSKGSRVVLKGDVPLQEIVDPAKRAAWISQQVDLAKKQYMDGINLDIEQEVNETSPEYYALTELVKETTDAFHREIAGSQVTFDVAWSPACIDKRCYNYTGIADACDFLFVMSYDEQSQIWTDCVAKANAPYLQTLVGYEEYIAMGIDPKKLVMGVPWYGYDYVCQNLSTEHVCSLPKVPFRGAPCSDAAGSQVPYAAIMKQVNSSLSGLLWDQVQKAPFYEYKDSVGQFHQVWFDDPHSISLKAAYVKSRGLRGIGMWNGNSLDYSREAAAEQQTQAMWQALTP; encoded by the exons ATGGGGCGGCCGTGGGGCGGGTGGCTGCTGCCCGTCggtctcctgcagctgctgggcccTGCCGGCGCCTGTCCCTGCCGGGACCCGCGGCTGTGCCAGCCCGTCACGGGCCCCGCCGGCTTCGAG GTATTCGTGTTTGATGTGGGGAAGGAAGCCTGGAAATCCTATGACTGGTCCAAAATTACCACTGTGGCGGCTTTTGGGAAGTACGATCCTGAGCTCATGTGCTATGCCCACTCCAAAGGCTCGAGGGTAGTACTGAAAG GTGATGTACCTCTTCAGGAAATTGTTGATCCTGCTAAAAGAGCAGCATGGATATCCCAACAGGTGGATCTTGCAAAAAAGCAGTATATGGATGGAATTAACTTAGATATAGAGCAAGAAGTTAATGAAACCTCCCCTGAGTATTATGCATTGACAGAGCTTGTTAAAGAAACTACAGATGCTTTTCACAGAGAAATAGCTGGATCACAG GTAACCTTTGATGTGGCTTGGTCTCCAGCATGCATAGATAAAAGGTGCTACAACTACACTGGGATTGCAGATGCCTGTGACTTCTTATTTGTGATGTCATATGATGAACAGAGCCAGATCTGGACAGACTGTGTTGCAAAAGCCAATGCTCCTTACCTGCAGACTTTAGTTG GATATGAAGAGTACATTGCTATGGGCATTGATCCTAAGAAGCTTGTGATGGGTGTCCCCTGGTATGGCTATGACTATGTCTGCCAAAACCTATCCACG gagCATGTTTGTTCCCTCCCCAAGGTGCCTTTCCGTGGGGCTCCCTGCAGTGATGCTGCGGGGAGCCAGGTGCCCTACGCAGCCATCATGAAGCAGGTGAACAGTTCtctctcagggctgctgtgggatcaGGTGCAGAAGGCTCCATTTTATGAGTACAAG GATTCTGTTGGTCAGTTCCACCAGGTATGGTTTGATGACCCTCACAGCATCTCTCTAAAAGCAGCATATGTGAAGAGTCGAGGCTTAAGGGGCATTGGCATGTGGAATGGAAATAGTCTTGACTATTccagggaagctgcagcagaacaacAAACTCAAGCAATGTGGCAAGCTCTGACACCATAA
- the LOC132076930 gene encoding vitellogenin-2-like — protein MKGLILALVLALVEGQKQDLEPVFHMGKTYLYSYESIIMHGFPDRSMATAGLRLASKVEISRVSLSEHLLQIRSPKLEEHNGFWPTDSFTPSSRLSETIAACLSQPFKFEYTEGRVGSIFAPEDCPVLCTNLARGVLNMLQITIKKTQNVYELQEAGIEGICQTRYVIQDDSTNKRATVSKSKDLTDCQDKAVRNLGMAYVRPCPTCALKARNIKGTVTSTYKIRYDDSGASLTSAMSDQVYQISPFNEPNGAAVVEVRQELSLVGTKRPPLSEPTVQLHKQGSLRYHFSGELLQMPIPLLRIKNPDLQLTETLRQLVENNEKGATKEAIAKFLQVIQLFRVATLDQIESLWLQFVKELPYRPWFLSAICAAGATDTFRFLKQKIHDKKLNIWEEAVTLPLAFHFVTPNIKTLEIASSFLTCPQIQKVLMHRIIVYLGYGSMVNKYCAHALLCPNELLQPLHDLATEATSRGDAKDMSLALKAMGNAGEPASIKRILKFLPTFSAAAASLPNRIHVDAVLALRKIARKDPAKVRELTLQVFMDSTLAPNVRMVACVVLFETKPALPTVTALATSLLTEPSLQVASFAYSHMKALAAGRIPQLHKLSAACNVAIKLLGPRLDRLSYRYSKVIQISDYSFQYQAGAIWRVYLMNSPSTMFPSDIITKVRGYYANTAMDIIEVAFRSQGLTKLLRKQNIPFADYDTYKTLKELGKSFLGWKELPPEDPLVSAYIKVFGQEIAFADIDKEAIQQTMMSLTGSSDWQPVVKKVVEEVQRGISGRWTLPVLVAEMRHIVPTVTGLPLELGLCGATVAQAAADVDVKLSPPVSDNFKPSQLWESKTDIHADIRPKAYFHMIAMMGINTQYFQSGFEYHAEFSANTTMKFDARINMKEKNLKIETLPCHQEVELAAARSEVYAISRNMEEVDSEKKSQIFPKGEIPSISDQESTEGSSKPGGWKQSSMPNVISKGYQKGPEEIRHNNAGRRFHIRRFCKKFESLGCSTCLSLKSQNSASLRNTYLHELYEEFEAKIILKPVRTDADIDKIQLEVQAGPKAASKIIEVSSSGSKEEGEAAPYEDIQAKLKKILGIEEVLMAANKTRRRTKRINREYNTEHTGLWAEPSTPHLSSSSSSSAASSADGREPGDHHRKDERRQSGQKRGSRSGSRSSSGSSAGSTACSSSSSQEDHSGDRHCSGDREYSNQQANPPVYQLLFKPADEQDTGGEILNISISSSSSASDEDFSRAISQPEFLGDRKPPILAAVLRAIYRNKQPTGFQLVLYTDTQPKRWRIQMFGSSITGPSRWKLCADASVINYRKISGSLKWGKNCQDYQIATQIATGQFAAYPAMQMKLEWLKVPSIIRTTARWFYSFLPGAAYLLGFSQRQQLSPSHQATLVMALTSPRTCDVVFKLPELTIYDTAISLPLPVPSHPGTAISASPSSGWKGFSQATLSLIESLKGHCTVFQNKITTFNGVEFNYSMPVKCYHVLVQDCSPELKFLVMVKRLEEAADLIAVNVRVASHEIDMYVSNGLIQLKINGVQAPKDFPYTSNTAASMLLSSEKKGLTLKAPDYGIDKIYYDGHRLEIQVAFWMAGKTCGICGKYDAEIEREYQTPSGYLAKDAVSFGHSWIVSEDPCTGACKLQHKLVKSEKPLSFEKAAEKCFSVEPVLRCVKGCSATQSVSVSVGFHCVPADSALSLDGQLRLDQKSEDVVSSVSAHTACSCQQQCPA, from the exons ATGAAGGGACTCATCCTGGCCCTGGTGCTGGCCCTCGTGG AGGGCCAGAAGCAGGACCTTG AGCCTGTTTTTCACATGGGCAAGACCTACCTGTACAGCTATGAGAGCATCATTATGCATGGGTTCCCTGACAGGAGCATGGCCAcggcagggctgaggctggCCAGCAAGGTGGAGATCAGCCGCGTGTCCCTCAGTGAGCACCTTCTGCAG ATTCGATCTCCAAAGCTGGAGGAACACAATGGCTTCTGGCCCACTGACTCCTTCACTCCGTCTTCGAGGCTCTCAGAAACCATTGCTGCCTGTCTCAGCCAGCCCTTTAAGTTTGAATACACTGAAGGAAGGGTTGGGAGTATTTTTGCCCCTGAGGACTGTCCTGTTCTGTGCACTAACCTAGCGAGAGGGGTTCTGAACATGCTGCAGATAACCATCAAAAAGACACAAAATGTGTATGAGCTACAggag GCTGGGATTGAAGGCATCTGTCAAACCAGATACGTTATCCAGGACGACAGCACGAATAAACGTGCCACAGTTTCCAAAAGCAAGGACCTGACAGACTGCCAGGACAAAGCAGTGAGGAACCTGGGGATGGCCTACGTGCGGCCCTGCCCCACCTGCGCCCTG AAAGCCAGAAACATTAAGGGCACGGTGACATCCACCTACAAGATCAGGTATGACGACAGCGGGGCATCGTTGACGTCCGCTATGTCGGACCAGGTGTACCAGATCTCTCCTTTCAATGAACCCAACGGGGCAGCAGTCGTGGAGGTGAG ACAAGAGCTATCCCTGGTCGGCACTAAAAGGCCTCCTCTCAGTGAACCAACAGTTCAGCTGCATAAACAGGGGAGTCTTCGTTACCATTTCTCAGGAGAGCTACTCCAGATGCCAATTCCTCTATTAAGGATAAAAAATCCAGATTTACAG CTAACAGAGACGCTGCGGCAATTAGTTGAGAATAATGAGAAAGGAGCCACCAAAGAAGCTATAGCCAAGTTCTTACAAGTGATACAGCTTTTTCGTGTAGCAACCCTTGATCAAATCGAGTCTTTGTGGCTGCAGTTTGTCAAGGAACTCCCCTACAG GCCCTGGTTCCTGAGTGccatctgtgctgctggagccactGACACATTCAGATTCCTGAAGCAAAAAATCCATGACAAGAAGCTGAACATCTGGGAAGAAGCAGTGACTCTCCCTCTCGCCTTCCATTTTGTTACGCCAAACATAAAGACCCTGGAAATTGCCTCA AGTTTTTTGACCTGTCCCCAAATCCAGAAAGTACTGATGCATAGGATAATTGTCTACCTAGGATATGGTAGCATGGTGAATAAATACTGTGCTCACGCTTTACTGTGTCCAAATGAACTTCTTCAG CCACTCCATGACCTTGCTACTGAAGCCACCAGCAGAGGTGATGCCAAAGACATGTCCTTGGCCCTGAAAGCCATGGGCAATGCAGGAGAGCCAGCCAGTATCAAACGCATCCTGAAGTTTTTGCCAACgttttctgcagctgcagcttcattACCAAACAGAATTCATGTTGATGCTGTTTTGGCTTTAAGGAAAATTGCAAGAAAAGACCCTGCAAAA GTAAGGGAGCTCACCCTGCAGGTGTTTATGGACAGCACGCTTGCTCCCAATGTCCGAATGGTGGCTTGTGTCGTTCTCTTCGAAACCAAGCCTGCTCTTCCAACAGTAACAGCTCTGGCCACCTCGCTGctgacagagcccagcctgcaAGTAGCCAGTTTTGCATATTCACACATGAAGGCTTTGGCAGCAGGCaggatcccacagctccatAAACT ATCTGCTGCCTGCAACGTTGCCATTAAACTCCTGGGCCCCAGGCTTGACAGGCTGAGCTATCGCTACAGCAAGGTCATTCAGATCAGTGACTATTCCT TTCAGTATCAGGCTGGTGCCATTTGGAGGGTCTATCTAATGAACAGTCCCAGCACCATGTTTCCATCTGACATAATCACAAAAGTAAGAGGCTATTATGCAAACACTGCAATGGATATTATCGAG GTGGCTTTCCGGTCACAAGGCCTCACCAAGCTCCTGAGGAAGCAGAACATTCCCTTTGCTGACTATGACACGTACAAGACCCTGAAGGAGCTGGGTAAATCG TTTCTGGGATGGAAAGAACTGCCGCCAGAAGACCCCCTGGTATCTGCTTACATCAAAGTATTTGGTCAAGAGATTGCCTTTGCTGACATTGACAAAGAGGCCATTCAACAGACTATGATG AGTCTAACTGGATCATCAGACTGGCAGCCAGTAGTGAAAAAAGTGGTGGAGGAGGTCCAGAGAGGCATTTCAGGGCGATGGACCCTGccagtgctggtggctgagaTGAGGCACATCGTCCCCACCGTCActgggctgcccctggagctcGGGCTGTGCGGGGCCACAGtggcccaggctgcagctgatg TGGATGTAAAGTTATCACCCCCAGTATCTGACAATTTTAAACCCTCACAGTTGTGGGAATCCAAGACGGATATTCATGCTGACATCAGGCCAAA AGCATATTTTCATATGATTGCAATGATGGGGATTAATACACAGTACTTTCAGAGTGGTTTTGAATATCATGCAGAGTTCAGTGCCAACACTACAATGAAATTTGATGCCAGGATAaatatgaaagagaaaaatttgaaGATTGAAACCCTTCCCTGCCATCAAGAGGTTGAGCTCGCAGCTGCGAG GAGTGAAGTTTATGCTATTTCAAGGAACATGGAAGAGGTAGATTCTGAAAAGAAATCCCAGATTTTCCCCAAAGGAGAAATACCAAGTATCTCTGACCAGGAGTCAACAGAAGGATCATCAAAACCTGGTGGCTGGAAG CAAAGCAGCATGCCTAATGTGATATCCAAAGGATACCAGAAAGGTCCAGAAGAGATACGTCACAACAATGCAGGAAGAAGATTTCACATACGCAGGTTCTGTAAAAAATTTGAAAGTTTGGGATGTTCTACTTGTCTCAGCCTTAAATCACAAAATTCAGCTTCCTTAAGAAATACCTATCTGCATGAATTATATGAAGAATTTGaagccaaaataattttaaagccaG TTCGTACAGATGCTGACATTGACAAAATACAGCTGGAGGTTCAAGCAGGACCCAAAGCAGCTTCAAAAATAATTGAGGTATCAAGCTCAGGATCAAAGGAAGAGGGAGAGGCAGCTCCATACGAAGACATTCAAGCTAAACTGAAGAAGATTCTAGGCATTGAAGAGGTGCTCATG GCTGCAAATAAGACACGGCGCCGCACAAAACGGATTAACCGAGAGTACAACACTGAACACACAGGCCtgtgggcagagcccagcacacccCACCTCTCCagctcatcctcctcctctgctgcttcctctgctgaTGGCAGAGAGCCTGGAGATCATCACAGGAAGGATGAGAGAAGGCAGTCTGGGCAGAAGCGTGGCAGCAGGAgcggcagcaggagcagcagtgggagctctgctggcagcacagcatgcagcagcagcagcagccaggaggacCACTCTGGGGACAGGCActgcagtggggacagggaatATTCCAACCAACAG GCAAACCCACCTGTTTACCAGCTTTTGTTTAAGCCAGCGGATGAACAG GACACAGGAGGGGAAATCCTGAACATCAGCATCAGCTCTTCTTCCTCAGCTAGTGATGAAGATTTCTCCAGAGCCATATCTCAG CCTGAATTCCTGGGAGACAGAAAGCCACCAATACTGGCTGCAGTTCTTCGTGCCATCTACAGAAACAAGCAGCCAACAGGATTTCAGCTTGTCCTGTACACTGACACACAGCCCAAGAGGTGGAGAATACAGATGTTTGGTTCAAGCATCACAGGACCAAGCCGATGGAAACTCTGTGCTGATGCTTCAGTAATAAATTACCGAAAAATATCA gGCTCTCTTAAATGGGGTAAAAATTGCCAGGACTACCAGATTGCTACTCAGATTGCAACAGGGCAATTTGCTGCTTACCCAGCTATGCAGATGAAGCTGGAGTGGCTAAAAGTGCCTTCAATAATCCGAACTACTGCAAGATG gttTTACTCATttctcccaggagctgcctaTTTGCTTGGGTTTTCCCAAAGGCAACAGCTTAGTCCCTCTCACCAGGCAACCTTGGTTATGGCTTTGACATCTCCAAGAACCTGTGATGTTGTCTTTAAGTTGCCAGAG CTCACAATTTACGACACAGCCATCAGTCTGCCCCTGCCAGTCCCTTCACATCCGGGCACAGCCATCTCAGCATCACCATCCTCTGGCTGGAAGGGCTTTTCCCAAGCAACACTTTCACTCATTGAAAGTCTTAAAG gtcaTTGTACAGTTTTCCAAAATAAGATCACAACTTTCAATGGTGTTGAATTTAACTATTCAATGCCTGTAAAGTGCTACCATGTCTTGGTGCAGGACTGTAGTCCAGAGCTTAAATTCCTGGTGATGGTGAAAAGACTTGAAGAGGCTGCTGACCTTATAGCAGTAAATGTTAGAGTTGCCAGCCA TGAGATTGACATGTATGTTTCCAATGGACTCATCCAGTTGAAGATTAATGGTGTCCAAGCCCCAAAAGATTTTCCATACACATCTAATACTG CTGCAAGCatgctgctcagcagtgaaaAGAAAGGACTGACACTAAAGGCCCCAGATTATGGCATAGATAAAATATACTATGATGGGCACAGACTTGAG ATTCAAGTTGCTTTCTGGATGGCTGGAAAAACATGTGGCATTTGTGGAAAATATGATGCTGAGATAGAAAGAGAATATCAAACACCCAGTGGATATTTAGCTAAAGATGCTGTGAGTTTTGGTCACTCTTGGATTGTCTCAGAAGACCCCTGTACTGGAG CTTGTAAACTGCAGCACAAACTTGTCAAAAGTGAGAAGCCACTTTCATTTgagaaggcagcagaaaaatgtttctccGTGGAGCCAGTCCTTCGCTGTGTGAAAGGCTGCTCAGCCACCCAGTCTGTTTCCGTGTCCGTGGGCTTCCACTGCGTTCCAGCCG aCTCCGCTCTCAGCTTGGACGGGCAGCTTCGGCTGGACCAGAAATCCGAGGATGTCGTGAGCTCGGTGTCCGCTCACACGGCGTGTTcgtgccagcagcagtgcccgGCCTGa